GGCGCGGGTGGCACGCCTGAGGGAGCGCAGGCATGAATGGGCCCTGCAGGGCTCGAACCTGCGACCAACGGATTATGAGTCCGCCGCTCTAACCAGCTGAGCTAAGGGCCCGGGACTCGCGCAATCTCGCGTCGCCCGCGAAACGGGTCAAGCAACACCTGGGCCGATCGGTCAGGCCGTCGGAGCTCGACATGCCGATTCCAGGATGGGCACGAGCACGGCGAGATGTTCCTCCATGCCGAAGCGCCTCGCCATCCGCCATGCCCCGAGGCGCAGCCGCGCGTGGTGCGCGGGGTCCGCGAGCGCGCGGACGATCGCGTCGGCGAGGCCGGCCGGCGTAGGCGGCTCGCCGGGAGCGAGTTCACCCGATTCGCCGGGAACGAGCCAGTCGGGAATGCCGCCGACCTCGTACGCCACGGCGGGAAGCCCCACGCAGCCCGCCTCGATGCCCACCAGCCCGAACGGTTCGGGCCAGAGACTGGGTACCACCAGCAGGTCCGCCGACCGGAACAGCTCCAGCCGCTGGTCGTCCTCCACCCACCCGAGGAACTCGGTGGTGACGCCGCGCCGCGCGGCAAGCGAACGCCAGCGTTCGAGCTCCGGACCGGTGCCCGCCACGAGCAGCGACAGCCGGCGCCCGAGCGCAGCCTCCGCCACCGGGAGCGCCTCGATCGCGTGGTCGCCACCCTTGAGCTTGGTGAGCCGTCCTAGCAGCAGCACCCGCCCGCTCGAGGGACGGGCTGCGGGCGGGTGCACATCCGGCGTGACCGACGTGGTCGGCAGCGGCACAAGATGCAGCTGTTCGGGGGCGACCCCGTGCCGGGAGAACTCGGACACCATGTGTCGGCTCGCCACGAGCACCGAGCGGAAGCGCGGGAGCAGCGCGAGCCGGGCGGCCTCGCGCCGGTACATGCCCGCCAGGGTGAGGGGGTTCAGTCCGCCGCAGCGGCGCGCGTAGTTGATCGGCAGGCACGCCGGTCCGAACGTCCGGTGACACATCTCGACGCCGGGGAACGCGTGCCTCTTGGTGCCGGTCGCGCAGGTTCCGTAGTAGCCGTGCGCGAAGAGGATGGCGGGGAAACGCTCGGCGAGGCCCGCTTCCAGCGCGCTGGAGAGGAGACCCTGCACGTAGACGACGTCGGGCTCCCACGCGGCTACTTGCCGCAGGCAGGCCGCCACATCGTCGCCGGCACACCAGCGCTGGCTGACCGGCCCGGTCGCGTCGATCGTCGGCTCGCCCGGGTGCTCGGATCGCTCGTACAGGAATCCTATTTGGTGGCCGCGCTCCGCGAGCCGCGGGATGAGGCTTCCGACGTACTGTTCCATGCCGCCGACGATCTGGCGGTAAGCGGTAGCGATCGCGACGCGCAAGGCGGTCACGCGGCAGCCATCGGAGGGCGCAAGTAGTCAGCTCCCGCCCGCGACGGGCTCCAGCGCGACGATCCCGTACTCGCCCAGCGCGTCGCGCTGTCCGGTGAGGGGGACCGGCCGCAGCTCGAGTTCAGCGAGCAGCGACTCCAGTTCCGCGCGCGAGGTGCCGGAGGCTGCCCACAGC
Above is a window of Gemmatimonadales bacterium DNA encoding:
- a CDS encoding glycosyltransferase family 4 protein yields the protein MTALRVAIATAYRQIVGGMEQYVGSLIPRLAERGHQIGFLYERSEHPGEPTIDATGPVSQRWCAGDDVAACLRQVAAWEPDVVYVQGLLSSALEAGLAERFPAILFAHGYYGTCATGTKRHAFPGVEMCHRTFGPACLPINYARRCGGLNPLTLAGMYRREAARLALLPRFRSVLVASRHMVSEFSRHGVAPEQLHLVPLPTTSVTPDVHPPAARPSSGRVLLLGRLTKLKGGDHAIEALPVAEAALGRRLSLLVAGTGPELERWRSLAARRGVTTEFLGWVEDDQRLELFRSADLLVVPSLWPEPFGLVGIEAGCVGLPAVAYEVGGIPDWLVPGESGELAPGEPPTPAGLADAIVRALADPAHHARLRLGAWRMARRFGMEEHLAVLVPILESACRAPTA